A genomic stretch from Hymenobacter psoromatis includes:
- a CDS encoding transposase codes for MSPLNRYYKCSKLSEIKFRYLLRLFAVDLTASDAARLTGLSVRAVNDVYLLLRHRLHQLCPVPADLGGALELDESYFGPRRVRGKRGRGAGGKTIVFGLFKRAGQVYTEIVPDCSKKTLQGIIRSKIDPAAMVNTDGWRSSDGLVDVGFNRHYRVHHSQDEFVQGAAHINGIESFWSFAKGRLHQFAGVPKHTFLLHLKECEFRFNHRYQDLYKVLLKELRQRPLDAKSAS; via the coding sequence ATGTCACCACTTAACCGCTATTATAAATGCAGTAAACTTTCGGAGATTAAGTTTCGCTATCTGCTGCGCCTGTTTGCCGTAGATTTGACCGCCTCGGATGCGGCCCGGTTGACAGGCTTGAGTGTGCGGGCGGTCAACGACGTATATCTGCTGTTGCGCCACCGGCTGCACCAGCTCTGCCCGGTACCTGCCGACCTGGGTGGGGCGCTCGAACTGGACGAATCTTACTTCGGCCCACGCCGAGTGCGCGGCAAACGAGGCCGGGGAGCCGGGGGCAAAACTATTGTATTCGGCCTATTCAAACGGGCGGGCCAGGTGTACACGGAAATCGTGCCCGACTGCTCGAAAAAGACCTTGCAGGGCATTATTCGGAGCAAAATCGACCCGGCAGCGATGGTTAATACCGACGGCTGGCGTAGCTCCGATGGGCTGGTCGATGTCGGCTTCAACCGCCACTACCGGGTCCACCACAGCCAAGATGAATTTGTCCAAGGCGCAGCCCATATCAACGGCATTGAATCGTTTTGGAGCTTTGCCAAAGGTCGCCTCCACCAGTTTGCTGGTGTGCCCAAGCATACCTTTCTGCTGCATTTGAAAGAGTGCGAATTTCGGTTTAATCATCGCTATCAGGACCTCTATAAGGTCTTGCTTAAAGAACTTCGTCAACGGCCCCTAGATGCTAAGTCTGCTTCCTAA
- a CDS encoding transposase yields the protein MKQRTGSHSVHKLDVHLVWSTKYRYKVLVGEVQLRCRDLLRQTCNTLDVQILKGVVSKDHIHLHVSYPPFLSVSDLMRRLKGRSAKLLLQEFPELKRRYWGGHFWGIGYGAWSVGNITDDILEAYLNHHKDQPNGDENFILE from the coding sequence ATGAAGCAGCGCACAGGTAGTCACTCGGTTCATAAGCTAGATGTGCATTTGGTCTGGAGCACGAAGTACCGCTACAAAGTCTTGGTGGGGGAGGTGCAACTGCGTTGTCGGGACTTGTTGCGGCAAACCTGTAATACGTTGGATGTGCAGATTCTCAAAGGGGTGGTGAGCAAAGACCATATTCATCTACATGTGTCGTATCCGCCTTTCTTGAGTGTGAGTGACCTCATGCGCCGGCTAAAAGGACGAAGCGCCAAGCTCCTGTTGCAGGAATTTCCCGAACTCAAGCGTCGGTATTGGGGCGGGCATTTTTGGGGTATTGGCTACGGAGCGTGGAGCGTAGGAAATATCACGGATGACATCTTGGAGGCGTATTTAAACCATCACAAAGACCAGCCCAACGGGGACGAGAATTTCATTCTGGAATAA